A stretch of the Limnochordia bacterium genome encodes the following:
- a CDS encoding thioredoxin domain-containing protein, with product MNQLIGETSPYLKQHAEHPVHWHPWGAEAFEKARTQNRPILLSIGYSACHWCHVMARESFTDEEVARIMNENFVNIKVDREERPDVDQIYQQACQAFTGQGGWPLTAFLTPNLEPFFVGTYFPPKPRYGLIGFADLLLEIARIYREGPQQVQHTVESLKEVLTARSIEDKLSQKPPASSDISDAASRLISIYDEVYGGFGQAPKFPTVNILELFLSLGPRFSSMALHTLREMAKGGIYDQVGGGFHRYATDRKWLVPHFEKMLYDNALLPMVYVHAYQLSRESLFARVTCHTLDWLLKEMKNPDGGFYTSMDADSEGVEGKYYVWRYEEINKAFSPNDARLLCLHYGISERGNFSDGQNILHRAMEPEGLSRELHLEPAFIAQRLTCLRQQLLRQRDQRPRAFQDKKIITAWNGLAIAALANAGRVLDRHDYIAAAQNTYAFIKSKLFVQKQLHRSYLGRLSPIPGFLDDYAYLVFGLFELYQATFQDEFLEDAIGLTQLSLDLFWDEATGQLYSTAPSEHLFHRPITPWDESLPSPLGITALNMLRLGIINPVLAEKAQILITTHKAAMLRDPFSHATLLLVGHLWSRGIKEVRLIGQATDPTLQNMLNSLKQSFSPDLFVLLQMGQSHLPLWEEVASTPQPTAYICHGFTCSPPVTDVEALMQEVHGLE from the coding sequence TTGAACCAACTCATCGGCGAAACCAGTCCCTATTTGAAGCAACATGCTGAGCACCCCGTCCATTGGCATCCTTGGGGAGCTGAGGCCTTTGAAAAGGCAAGAACACAGAACAGACCAATTCTTCTAAGCATCGGTTATTCCGCGTGCCATTGGTGCCATGTCATGGCCAGGGAGTCCTTCACCGATGAAGAAGTCGCCAGGATCATGAACGAGAACTTCGTGAATATCAAAGTGGATCGGGAAGAACGGCCCGATGTAGATCAGATCTACCAACAGGCCTGCCAAGCTTTCACAGGCCAAGGCGGTTGGCCTTTGACCGCTTTCTTAACACCAAATCTTGAGCCTTTTTTCGTCGGTACCTACTTCCCGCCAAAGCCCCGTTACGGCTTGATTGGCTTTGCTGATCTTCTACTTGAAATCGCCAGAATCTATCGGGAGGGCCCACAGCAAGTTCAGCATACAGTAGAAAGCTTGAAGGAAGTACTGACAGCTAGATCAATTGAGGACAAACTGAGCCAAAAACCACCTGCTTCTAGCGACATCAGTGACGCAGCTTCACGATTAATCAGTATCTATGATGAAGTCTACGGTGGATTTGGCCAGGCGCCGAAGTTCCCCACCGTCAACATCCTGGAACTTTTCCTAAGCCTTGGTCCCAGATTTTCCTCCATGGCCCTACACACCCTGCGGGAAATGGCCAAAGGGGGCATCTATGATCAGGTGGGGGGAGGGTTTCACCGCTATGCCACCGACAGGAAATGGCTAGTACCCCATTTTGAGAAGATGCTCTACGATAATGCACTTTTACCCATGGTCTATGTCCATGCTTATCAGTTGTCCCGGGAATCACTTTTCGCACGAGTCACCTGCCACACCCTAGACTGGCTTCTAAAGGAGATGAAGAACCCCGATGGAGGCTTCTATACCTCAATGGATGCCGACAGCGAAGGCGTGGAAGGAAAATACTATGTGTGGAGATATGAGGAGATCAACAAAGCTTTTTCTCCTAATGACGCCAGATTACTGTGCTTACACTACGGTATTTCCGAAAGGGGCAACTTCTCTGATGGGCAGAACATATTACACAGAGCAATGGAGCCCGAAGGCTTATCTAGGGAGCTGCACCTTGAACCGGCTTTCATAGCTCAAAGACTGACATGCCTGCGTCAACAACTGCTCCGCCAAAGAGACCAAAGGCCAAGAGCCTTTCAGGATAAGAAGATAATCACCGCATGGAACGGGTTGGCCATAGCCGCCCTAGCTAACGCAGGCCGAGTACTTGATCGCCACGACTACATTGCTGCAGCCCAAAACACCTATGCCTTCATCAAGAGCAAGCTCTTTGTTCAAAAACAACTCCATCGAAGTTACCTTGGCCGCCTAAGCCCTATCCCTGGTTTTCTTGATGACTATGCCTATCTTGTCTTTGGACTATTTGAGCTGTATCAAGCGACATTCCAAGATGAGTTCTTGGAGGATGCCATCGGGCTTACCCAACTAAGTTTGGATCTTTTTTGGGATGAGGCCACCGGCCAGCTTTATAGCACCGCCCCTTCGGAGCATCTATTCCATAGACCCATCACACCCTGGGATGAATCCCTTCCTTCGCCCCTAGGGATCACCGCGCTAAACATGCTCCGCTTAGGAATCATAAACCCCGTTCTGGCAGAGAAGGCACAGATCCTGATTACTACCCACAAAGCAGCTATGTTAAGAGACCCCTTTAGTCATGCAACCCTGTTACTCGTGGGCCACCTCTGGAGTCGGGGGATCAAAGAGGTCAGACTCATTGGCCAGGCCACAGATCCTACGTTGCAGAATATGCTAAACAGCCTTAAGCAGAGCTTTTCACCGGATCTTTTCGTGCTGTTGCAGATGGGTCAATCCCATCTTCCTCTATGGGAAGAAGTGGCATCTACACCGCAACCAACGGCATATATATGTCACGGTTTTACTTGCAGCCCACCGGTTACCGACGTTGAGGCCCTAATGCAAGAAGTACATGGCTTGGAATAA